In the Verrucomicrobiia bacterium genome, one interval contains:
- a CDS encoding ATP-dependent DNA ligase (catalyzes the ATP-dependent formation of a phosphodiester at the site of a single strand break in duplex DNA) — protein MRAFAQLFVGLDRTPRTTEKLAALERYFRDTPPADAAWALWFLSGQRLKRAIPISLLREWTAATAGLPAWLVEESHEHVGDLAETLALLLPPNPAPNPPPLASLVENHLLPLAGATPAAQRALVLETWSLLDTPQRFLWHKLITGSFRVGVARTLLVRALARLAGVDPPVMDHRLLGHWHPTASDFAQLLSDARPDDPARPYPFFLASPLDADPASLGAVSDWQIEWKWDGIRAQLIRRAGQAVLWSRGGEIVSASFPEILDAARQIPDGTVLDGELLAWRDAGPLPFAALQRRLHRRRPSPALQREIPAAFMAYDLLEHSGSDLRHHPLSERRRSLESILATARPSPAQTPGSLPLNDGPWFQPELIPDPNAPPPPPFPLRLAPPLSANSWNHVAALRDAARLASAEGLMLKRLDSPYGTGRPRGAWWKWKVSPFTCDAVLVAAQPGHGRRATLFTDYTFAVWRDDELVPVAKACSGLTDAEIDAVDAFVRAHTTGRFGPVRSVTPELVFELAFEGIAPSSRHKSGIALRFPRIARWRTDKRPADADTLEPLLRLATPHQAATVQD, from the coding sequence ATGCGCGCCTTCGCCCAGCTCTTCGTCGGACTCGACCGCACGCCCCGCACCACGGAGAAACTCGCGGCGCTGGAACGCTATTTCCGCGACACCCCGCCCGCCGACGCCGCCTGGGCCCTGTGGTTCCTTTCCGGGCAACGCCTGAAACGCGCCATCCCCATCTCCCTCCTGCGCGAATGGACCGCCGCCACCGCCGGTCTCCCCGCCTGGCTCGTCGAGGAATCCCACGAACACGTCGGCGACCTCGCCGAAACCCTCGCCCTCCTCCTCCCCCCCAACCCCGCCCCAAACCCACCTCCCCTCGCCTCCCTCGTCGAAAACCACCTCCTCCCCCTGGCCGGTGCCACCCCGGCCGCCCAGCGCGCCCTCGTCCTCGAAACCTGGTCCCTCCTCGACACCCCCCAGCGCTTCCTCTGGCATAAACTCATCACCGGCAGCTTCCGCGTCGGCGTCGCCCGCACCCTCCTCGTGCGCGCCCTCGCCCGCCTCGCCGGCGTCGATCCCCCGGTCATGGATCATCGCCTGCTCGGACACTGGCACCCCACCGCCTCGGACTTCGCCCAACTGCTGTCAGACGCACGCCCGGACGATCCGGCCCGGCCGTATCCGTTCTTCCTCGCCTCCCCCCTCGACGCCGATCCCGCCTCCCTCGGCGCCGTCAGCGACTGGCAGATCGAGTGGAAGTGGGATGGCATCCGCGCCCAGTTGATCCGCCGCGCCGGCCAGGCAGTGCTCTGGTCCCGCGGCGGGGAAATCGTCAGCGCCTCCTTCCCCGAAATCCTCGACGCCGCCCGCCAGATCCCGGACGGCACCGTCCTCGACGGTGAACTCCTCGCCTGGCGCGACGCCGGCCCGCTCCCTTTCGCCGCCCTCCAACGCCGCCTCCACCGCCGCCGCCCCTCGCCCGCCCTGCAACGCGAAATCCCGGCCGCCTTCATGGCCTACGATCTCCTCGAACATTCCGGAAGCGACCTGCGCCACCACCCCCTCTCCGAACGCCGCCGCTCCCTCGAATCCATCCTCGCCACCGCCCGCCCGTCCCCAGCCCAAACCCCCGGTTCCCTCCCCCTCAACGACGGCCCGTGGTTCCAACCGGAACTGATCCCCGATCCCAACGCCCCCCCTCCTCCCCCCTTCCCCCTTCGCCTCGCCCCCCCACTGTCCGCCAACTCCTGGAACCACGTCGCCGCCCTCCGCGACGCCGCCCGCCTCGCCTCCGCCGAGGGACTCATGCTCAAACGCCTCGATTCCCCCTACGGCACCGGACGTCCCCGCGGCGCCTGGTGGAAATGGAAGGTCTCCCCCTTCACCTGCGATGCCGTCCTCGTCGCCGCCCAACCCGGACACGGCCGCCGTGCCACCCTCTTCACCGACTACACCTTCGCCGTCTGGCGTGACGACGAACTGGTCCCCGTCGCCAAGGCCTGTTCCGGCCTCACCGACGCCGAAATCGACGCCGTGGACGCCTTCGTCCGCGCCCACACCACCGGACGCTTCGGACCGGTTCGGTCCGTCACCCCCGAACTCGTCTTCGAACTCGCCTTCGAAGGAATCGCCCCCTCCTCCCGCCACAAATCCGGCATCGCCCTCCGCTTTCCCCGCATCGCACGCTGGCGCACCGACAAACGCCCCGCCGACGCCGACACCCTCGAACCCCTGCTCCGCCTCGCCACGCCGCACCAGGCCGCCACGGTTCAAGATTAG
- a CDS encoding SAM-dependent methyltransferase, whose product MTMTDVERRIREEIGREGPIGFDRFMEMALYAPDAGYYERGDRAIGCGGDFYTSVSVGPVLGFLVAWQIAVWCRDWDRVEVVEAAAHDGQWAEDILGAIERFHPGLWPRVGYRIVEPSKRRREAQRRRLEGWGERVSWADGWESMGGPFEGVLVANELLDAFPVRRFGWDAVLGEWFEWGVTIEGGALGWVRIPGRVPDLGPEVRGIEPYLPDGFVMERCPRAGEWWRRAAGQLRRGWLVTFDYGLPGGGWPSPERMSGTLRGFYRHRREDDLLARPGEQDLTASVDFEALERIGVGEGLRTEAHVAQGRWLGAVAARVLEAGGEGAGWLEERSRMLQTLIHPGHLGQTHRVLVQARP is encoded by the coding sequence ATGACGATGACGGACGTGGAGCGGCGGATTCGGGAAGAGATTGGGCGGGAGGGGCCGATCGGGTTTGACCGGTTCATGGAGATGGCCTTGTACGCGCCCGATGCGGGGTATTACGAGCGAGGGGACCGGGCCATCGGGTGCGGCGGGGATTTCTACACGAGCGTGAGCGTGGGGCCGGTGTTGGGATTCCTGGTGGCCTGGCAGATTGCGGTGTGGTGTCGGGACTGGGATCGGGTCGAGGTGGTCGAGGCGGCGGCGCATGACGGTCAGTGGGCGGAGGACATCCTCGGGGCGATCGAGCGGTTTCATCCGGGGCTGTGGCCGCGGGTGGGGTATCGGATCGTCGAGCCGAGTAAGCGTCGGCGTGAGGCGCAGCGGCGGCGCCTGGAGGGGTGGGGTGAGCGGGTGAGTTGGGCCGACGGGTGGGAGTCGATGGGCGGGCCGTTCGAGGGGGTGCTGGTGGCCAATGAACTTCTGGATGCCTTTCCGGTGCGCCGGTTCGGTTGGGATGCGGTGTTGGGGGAATGGTTCGAATGGGGCGTGACGATCGAGGGTGGGGCGTTGGGGTGGGTCCGCATTCCGGGGCGGGTTCCGGATCTGGGGCCGGAGGTCCGGGGAATCGAGCCGTACCTGCCGGACGGATTCGTGATGGAGCGTTGTCCCCGGGCCGGGGAGTGGTGGCGTCGGGCGGCGGGCCAGCTGCGACGGGGCTGGTTGGTGACTTTCGACTATGGCCTGCCGGGCGGCGGTTGGCCGTCCCCGGAACGGATGTCAGGCACGTTGAGGGGGTTTTATCGTCACCGCCGCGAGGACGATCTTCTGGCACGACCGGGGGAGCAGGATCTTACGGCGTCGGTGGACTTCGAGGCCTTGGAGCGGATCGGGGTGGGGGAGGGATTGCGAACCGAGGCGCATGTGGCCCAGGGGCGCTGGCTGGGAGCGGTGGCGGCGCGGGTGCTGGAGGCCGGGGGCGAAGGGGCGGGATGGTTGGAGGAGCGGTCGAGAATGCTGCAAACGCTGATCCATCCGGGGCACCTTGGGCAGACCCACCGGGTGCTGGTGCAGGCACGTCCATGA
- a CDS encoding methyl-accepting chemotaxis protein — protein sequence MTTNAKLYLINGAYAAVALFIAMVAFLNQRADRALGDALANRHLSSELARELRQSSEELTRLARTYVVTADDRHEAAYWDILAVRDGRKPRPDGRTVPLRKLMEDAGFTASEFAHLKEAEDNSNALVHIETIAMNAVKGRFANNQGAFEQSGPPDLELARRLMHDDAYHREKARIATPIDAFEQELNHRTQRVVEARRARQAALSRIVMAAIPALLILSLITYAIIRVQIARPLSGMVTRLAGATEHVTAAAAQLSTASHSLASASSEQAASLEETSASLEEMASMTRRNADNAQSGKNLANRARLAADRGTAEMQSMTRAMEGIQSSSNEISKIIRTIDEIAFQTNILALNAAVEAARAGEAGMGFAVVADEVRALAQRSANAARETTGRIEHALQTTSEGVHLSRRVAENLDEIVAAVRQVDDLIGEIATACREQSEGIGQINTAVTRMDQTTQSNAATAEESASVAGELDAQAHALKSAILDLIALVGRQNAPANPSATLPVRPTPSTPAQGRPGMAPPHSPLIRR from the coding sequence ATGACCACCAACGCAAAGCTCTACCTCATCAATGGCGCCTACGCGGCCGTCGCCCTCTTCATCGCCATGGTCGCCTTCCTCAACCAGCGGGCCGATCGCGCCCTGGGAGACGCTCTGGCCAACCGCCACCTTTCCTCCGAACTCGCCCGTGAACTGCGCCAAAGCTCCGAGGAACTCACCCGCCTCGCCCGTACCTATGTGGTCACCGCGGACGATCGCCACGAGGCCGCCTACTGGGACATCCTCGCCGTTCGCGATGGCCGCAAACCCCGGCCGGACGGCCGCACGGTACCCCTCCGCAAATTGATGGAGGACGCCGGCTTCACCGCCTCCGAATTCGCCCATCTCAAGGAGGCCGAGGACAATTCCAACGCCCTCGTCCACATCGAGACGATCGCCATGAACGCGGTCAAAGGACGCTTTGCCAACAACCAGGGTGCCTTCGAACAAAGCGGGCCGCCCGACCTCGAACTCGCCCGCCGCCTCATGCACGACGATGCCTACCACCGCGAAAAGGCCCGGATCGCCACCCCCATCGACGCCTTCGAACAGGAACTGAACCACCGTACCCAGAGGGTCGTCGAAGCCCGCCGCGCCCGCCAGGCCGCCCTCTCCCGGATCGTCATGGCCGCCATCCCCGCCCTCCTCATTCTCTCCCTCATCACCTACGCCATCATCCGCGTCCAGATCGCCCGCCCCCTGTCGGGCATGGTCACCCGACTCGCCGGCGCCACCGAACACGTCACCGCCGCCGCCGCACAGTTGTCCACCGCCAGCCACTCCCTCGCCTCCGCCTCCAGCGAACAGGCCGCCTCCCTCGAGGAAACCAGCGCCTCCCTCGAGGAAATGGCCTCCATGACCCGCCGCAACGCCGACAACGCCCAGTCCGGCAAAAACCTCGCCAATCGCGCCCGCCTCGCCGCCGACCGCGGCACCGCCGAAATGCAATCCATGACCAGGGCCATGGAAGGCATCCAGTCGTCCAGCAACGAGATCTCCAAGATCATCAGGACCATCGACGAAATCGCCTTCCAGACCAACATCCTCGCCCTCAATGCCGCCGTCGAAGCCGCCCGCGCCGGCGAGGCCGGCATGGGCTTCGCCGTCGTCGCCGATGAGGTCCGCGCCCTCGCCCAGCGCAGCGCCAATGCCGCCCGCGAAACCACCGGCCGCATCGAACACGCCCTCCAAACCACCAGCGAGGGCGTCCACCTCAGCCGTCGCGTCGCCGAAAACCTCGACGAAATCGTCGCCGCCGTCCGCCAGGTCGATGACCTCATCGGCGAAATCGCCACCGCCTGCCGCGAACAAAGCGAGGGCATCGGCCAGATCAACACCGCCGTCACCCGCATGGATCAGACCACCCAAAGCAATGCCGCAACCGCCGAGGAAAGCGCCAGCGTCGCCGGCGAACTCGATGCCCAGGCCCACGCCCTCAAATCCGCCATCCTCGACCTCATCGCCCTCGTCGGACGCCAAAACGCCCCGGCCAATCCCTCAGCCACCCTCCCCGTCCGCCCCACCCCCTCCACCCCTGCCCAAGGTCGTCCCGGAATGGCCCCACCCCACTCCCCGCTGATTCGCCGCTGA